From a region of the Labeo rohita strain BAU-BD-2019 unplaced genomic scaffold, IGBB_LRoh.1.0 scaffold_97, whole genome shotgun sequence genome:
- the LOC127162561 gene encoding uncharacterized protein LOC127162561: MANLCPPLSAGEDTVRAALVAARELEAVEKQIQELLVRQTELRERRAALESSRVSIQRDTNTLTTSTPCASLHSSRAPWTRSSQMSFTPAPGHHGPWVQQQRKTRARPRPRTSPPPPPPVFEISTRNRFAPLRETERDAVIVGDSIVRYVRATLAKGKVHTHCFPGARVLDVSAQIPAILKDGESVGAIVLHAGVNDTRLRQTEVLKRDFSSLIETVRSTSPATRIIVSGPLPTYRRGHERLFRADGLHPSRVGAELLSDNISRTLRSI, translated from the exons ATGGCGAATTTGTGTCCACCTTTGAGTGCAGGTGAGGACACTGTTCGAGCTGCACTCGTTGCAGCTCGAGAGCTGGAGGCCGTGGAGAAGCAGATCCAGGAGCTGTTGGTGAGGCAGACGGAGCTGAGAGAGCGGAGAGCCGCTCTGGAATCCTCCCGGGTAAGTATACAGCGCGATACTAACACTCTGACCACCTCTACTCCGTGTGCTTCTCTGCACAGCTCCCGTGCACCCTGGACGCGATCTTCCCAGATGTCCTTCACTCCGGCGCCGGGACACCACGGACCCTGGGTGCAGCAGCAGCGGAAGACGCGAGCCAGGCCCCGGCCGAGGACCTCGCCCCCTCCGCCGCCTCCGGTCTTCGAGATCTCCACCCGGAACCGCTTCGCTCCCCTCCGCGAGACGGAACGCGACGCTGTGATCGTCGGAGACTCCATTGTCCGGTACGTACGTGCTACTTTAGCTAAAGGTAAAGTCCACACCCACTGTTTTCCTGGTGCTCGCGTTCTCGATGTTTCTGCGCAGATACCCGCAATCCTGAAGGACGGCGAGAGCGTCGGCGCGATCGTCCTGCACGCGGGGGTGAACGACACCAGGCTGCGGCAGACGGAGGTTCTGAAGAGGGACTTCAGCAGCCTGATCGAGACGGTTCGCAGCACGTCGCCCGCGACGAGGATCATCGTGTCAGGACCGCTTCCCACGTATCGACGTGGGCACGAAAG gcttttccgtgctgatggcctgcaccccagcagagtcggagcggagctgctgtcggacaacatctccaggacgctacgctccatttga